Below is a genomic region from Amyelois transitella isolate CPQ chromosome 4, ilAmyTran1.1, whole genome shotgun sequence.
AAGAGTGCTCAGAATAAATCCCTTCCTTGTAACAGAATCATTGTGTTGACAGTCACACAGTAACCGACAAACatccattaaattttttagtaTTTCCGAGTTAGAATCTTTCTTGTTAATTAATTGAGTTATGATTATACTGAGACCCGCAATAGCACCAgctaattgtttttgtttgtattccaTAGCTTTAGTTCTTTTTGCAACTACTATAGGTATAGCGCCCTTTATTTCAGGATTAATGGCTGGTGCATCAATAAGAGTACAATTACTCGGTATGAGGAATTTTTCGAGCAACTCCTTGCGGGTTTCCCTTGATAACCCTTGTGTTGCGATATGCTCAAGTCGAACGGCCAGGTCTTTTTGAATATCTTTACCATATGTGGTAGCTGCCGTGGGATCTTCTCCAAGAATTTCCAAAATAGAACTATCTAGTTCTATAAGATTCTCATCGAGAATCTCCGTATTAGCAGTAGGAGGACAGGTCAACGGTAACATCTCTTTTTCGGCGACGAGATTACCCCTACATGGGCTGGGTGAACGGCTGTGAAGCCGTGGGATGTCATGGACATCAACGGGAACTTGCTGGATTCCgcctgaaaaattaattttatgccGTTAAATGCTACTGCCGTTAATTACACGTTGCATTATTGCAAGTGGGTACTTGGGTCACAACAATGTTGTAAACCCGAAATGAACGGTAAAAAAAACCGCATGTGCAATAGAAGGCATTACTATATAGTGGGTAGATATAACTCTGTTATTTGTTATACCGAAAAACCCAGTAATGCGATATCCTACAGATGAAGGATTCCCGACGCAGGTCCTTGAATAGCAGCGTGGAATTAAGAAACATTACTGTCTTGTGGGTAGATATAACTCAGATAAGTTGTTATATCGCAAACCCAGTAATGCATAGCTTCTAACAGCAGGTCAAGCAATTACTGTTGGTGTGTAGGTATAACTctgatttatttgttataccGCAAACACAGGGGAAGCTATTTTAAgcacaataaagtttaatccTAGGTACCTTCTAGGTTTTCCGGTGACTGCGCACGGCTCCGAGCTGGTGAAGAAACCGCCAATTCTGATGACGATGAACATGATGAAGAACTTTCTTCAATTATCCGACGACGTTTACGATCATTGACTttcttttctaaatttttcacttttttaagtaattttttcaattcgacaGAATCACTATTGAAACGTTTTCGAgaagacataattatattaagaaataatttataaaaagcgcGACGTGCTGTGGCGGAGCACTGaatgtgaatgagtatgaaaTAAGAAGTTGGCAGCCAAGCGAATAGCGCGTCCTACCcacattttgttcaatatatatttttttttttttgactaccTCAAATATTCACTGCTGTGGCGGCACATGTCATGTGTAactacatgtgtaaacaaaccaTAATcttgctaatcttgaggacgAAACACGagcataattaatattgaatgCCCATAGGGCCACGCCAACTCGAGTAGCTAAAGTTTTCTCCAATGAGcaataatacatataggttcaaaataaatctgttcAGAAAGTAGCCAGTGTTGAATTAGATAGTACAGAACGTAAATAGTACTAGACGTATCCGTAGTCCCTCCCTATGGAAAACTAGAATGATCTTATTGTCTGCGTTAATAGTTCGAATATTCGAATTGAGACGGTTGTTAGCATAGTACACAGTGTCATACGTAGGTAATACCCCTCGTGCTAAGCACGTATAGGTGCTAGATTCTTCCATCTTGGTTCTTTTAGTATCTCTTTACAGAGAGCTTAATTAGGAACATTGGAAGGGGAAGGCCAAGACGAATGTTTCAGAGacgtcctggcgaaaggtcacGCCATGAGTTAACATAGAGAGATATTATAAggtaatgtggatgaagccgAAAAGTAGGTATGCATGTATCTTGGTAAGTGAAAGGAATAAGTCTGCATTCCCCTCGGAGTAAGAGTTTTATGTAGCACTCGTGCAAGTATCGGCATCGCTGGTCAATAGTATGTATTCATATTAAGTAACGAAAAGAATACCGCTGTTTAATTGACTACCTTTACTTATTTGTGGAAAAATTTGATTGCCACTGCTAACATCCCGACCAGCCACTGTCGCTAATTGCCATATAGCATGATTGTGGAGAGTAACTTCATGAAATTGTTTCCTATAAACAAGCCACTTTCTCGTTGTGAAGTTTTATCAGTTAATTTAAAGGTCGAcaatagaaatcggaataataaataaattacgtatTAAGTACATATTCAGATCTTTATGCGGTAGGTTCCTATTTATgtatagaaattaaattcaacacaaaaatttataagtacttaaatatacacttattttgaattaggtaggtacttaatagaaagtaaattaaatgtacaatgataaaaatattaaaaagacttGAAGACTTCTAAAAGACcccctttttatatttacctacTCAATTTTGCTTATCTTGAATACCTACGAATAAAAACgcttattaatttcttttaaaattctgTAACTGAGGGCGGATATTATCCTCTTTTTTGGTTCCCAtcgataataatttaaagataaaataataaagaacatTAGCTGGATTATTCATCTGACACGCCTTCCGCACACCGcaagacaaaaacaaaatccattattacaatttaatgaAGAGAGAAGCCATTAGGAGGACTTGATTAAATCGTCGGTGAGCAATTGTCGAGGAGGTCGGCGCCTCTGTCGCGGCTAGAGAGGGTCTAATAGCACCTACACGATTCTGATTCACATGTGATTGTTGTATCAATCATTTCCCCTATCAAATTATTCAGTCGACGGTAATTCTATCGCCTTCCTATGTACTGTAATGGCGGAGAGGGAACGGAAACATTTGGGCCGCACTTAGTCTCGGTTTGTTAACCGATGGATTGTAATTCATATGCTATTACTAACGAAATTAGAGAAAATTGTCGTTTTAACGATTCTGCTAGATATATCTAACTCGAAACGGTTTATTTGGCCGTACcgttatattttaagaataacaAGCTAGTGGTTGAAAGCTTGTTAAGTTTTTGTCATGACTGTAGAGTATAAACTACGCTACTGTATAAGTACCTAACATATCTCTTATGTGACCGACGTATTTGCAAAAACATTACCTGATAAgattatataagtaggtacttaggtaggtattctTAAGCGTTTGTTATAATCATACTGCAATTTAAAACTACTTTGCGAATACtgcaaaacaatttaatagaTTTTCTGATCATTAGCTGATTATTAGTGTCGTTTACAGCCATAAATTCCACAATCACcataaattttctaataaacgtaggtaggtaagtatatagtAGGAATAAATCACTGAACAGCATATTTCCCTTATCGGGCGCGTGTAACTAGTCGATTAGGTATGTAAATCCGAGGAATTTAACTCCGTGCTAAACGCCGCCGTTCCAACAATCGTTGCATTATGTTTTTAGAATGTTATACGGTAATTCTCATGTcagtacttacatatgtacTAACTTCTTTATACTGaattctttattctttatacTGTTCTTGTCGTCTATAAAATATTCGAATACTGTTTTTTTAGTAGTTAGTCAAACTCCTAGACGGCCTCtctggcgcagcggtagtgcgcttgtctgtgacaccgaaggtcccgggttcgatttCTGGCCtctgattgccctgggtcttggatgtttatctaggtatataaatattaatataacatCGGAAAGAAAATTAGCTTCAATTACGTAAGACACCTACTTTCCtttgtgtaataaatttaattacacaaaattaGGTCATTTCGtgtaataatttgatttattaaatctctcCCCCTCGAAACTGGAAAGTAAAAAAgcgttataattttaataaatatcccTAATTAGAAGCTAGTGCGAGTGACAGGTACAAGAACCTCGAATTAGCGGTGGCGGGAATTTGTTGAGTATAATGGAACAGTTGTCTAATTTAATTGGCAATCGGCGGTTTCCCACAAGTCAGAAAGTCACCCCCGCTCGTAGCGGTCGAATTTTCCCAACAATTAACATGCGTGATAGATAATTGCGGTGGCATTCAGTAAACGGTCGACGTTATCGTGCCAAGCGGTAACAGCTGTGCCTGCGTCATTGATTCATATTTTCCAACATTGGCGAaaactttttataacaatGTGCATACCACTCTGAACGGTCTAATTGAATGTGATTTCTAATAGTTAGATATAGGACAAATAACCCTAGCTTTTCggattatgttatgttatcgttttaaattaaattggaaCTGTGTTTTCGTAATGTACTTTTTGGTACTGCTAAAAATTTGTTGTGATTGAGTAGTTTGccatatattaatattatcccaaaaaatatatagttaaataataacaaatacctaccttataataatatttataaacagtaGTAGGAATTTTACTAAAGGATACTATCACCCTAAGGTGAAagaaacattgtgaggaaaaaacacatttaggcaactgtATCTGTAACTAAGAACAttgatccaatatggattaGGTTATGactatctgacctccgcagtGTTGATTCGCACCCCGGGTTTTTTTCCAGAGAGGGGCAGATGTAACCAAGATTAACGGCAGGAAGAAGAAAACTATTATccattaataaatatcaacagaaaatatattctaaataAACACGGAAAACGTTAATCGAATACTCATTTGGCTTACAGTAAGGTCGCTAGAGTTCAAGTCATGTAGGTAATTAGatataattctttttgtaagcCTTGGTAATTACTGGTCCTCTGGTATAATTGAAAAACTTTTCCATCGATATAGTGGGCAAACAGTCGAAAATTATACTTTCTCAAAGATTACGACAATATCAGATTCCTATCAGCTTTATTTAGcggtttattattatttgaacttTTAATAATGAGTGTTTGGCAGTGTGCCGTAGATTATCGTGCTACATTTCCACGTAATGAAAGtatgatttaaaaacttacaaaGTGATTACAATGTAAGAAGTTTTTTGTCGTGGAACAACAACATATctgtgcaaaaaaataaagtatctaaataaaaacagatacCTACCTTAGTACCTAGCTACAATGACCtttaaacaataacaatatCTAACATTAAGCaatataggtaaatatattattattattatattacttttggATGTACGAATAACGTATTGTGTTGTTTGTAAAGAGGATTATTGGTTGATTAATGGAGTCGAAGTTGGATATGGCTCAAGATACAAAGCAAAATAAACACGATGAAAAATATGGTCAGTGtcaaaatgtgttttattattatcttttatattttctacttTATTATCCGTAAGCGAGCACTGTTTAAACTTCtcaagaaagaaatattttgaatcCATAAGTTTGTAGCAGAATAGCAGAGCCCGATTAAAAACTCTAAAAAAAGTTGAGAAATAAGTACAATCGTGAAATTAGACAAAGAGACGTGGTGTGAGAACAATGGTGGCGAGgcattttaactttttgtaaaGTGCAACACTTTCCCAGCCCTCAGCCGAGTGCCCTTCAAAACGCTACTGCGTTTAGACAAATGAACAGCGTTGCACCCTCGCTGGCACAC
It encodes:
- the LOC132904365 gene encoding uncharacterized protein LOC132904365; the protein is MLPLTCPPTANTEILDENLIELDSSILEILGEDPTAATTYGKDIQKDLAVRLEHIATQGLSRETRKELLEKFLIPSNCTLIDAPAINPEIKGAIPIVVAKRTKAMEYKQKQLAGAIAGLSIIITQLINKKDSNSEILKNLMDVCRLLCDCQHNDSVTRKGFILSTLKKDMKEQIENTKIDKFLFGNDLAETLKAAKAINKSSAELKPVPVKQPTRKAANFSSKNVKAPPNRRGTTSTSQRPQETAPERRTKLQRASSSRTSQRASRHNHR